A genomic stretch from Cloacibacterium caeni includes:
- a CDS encoding GIY-YIG nuclease family protein, translating into MDEFVVYILFSEKYGKTYVGFTSNLIERFKSHNSLSQKGFTKNFRPWKVLHVEFFNNKSDALAREKHLKTGKGREFIKGLIFA; encoded by the coding sequence ATGGATGAATTTGTAGTTTACATATTATTTTCAGAAAAATATGGTAAAACTTATGTAGGTTTTACTTCTAATCTTATTGAAAGATTTAAATCTCACAATTCCCTATCTCAAAAAGGGTTCACTAAAAATTTTAGACCTTGGAAAGTTTTACATGTAGAATTCTTCAACAACAAAAGTGATGCTTTAGCTCGCGAAAAACATTTAAAAACAGGAAAGGGAAGAGAATTTATTAAAGGGCTCATATTCGCCTAG
- a CDS encoding BlaI/MecI/CopY family transcriptional regulator: MTAKTLTKAEEQVMQYLWELEKGFLKDILELFPEPKPHTNTVSTILKILMEKEFVGHNVHGRQHEYFPLISKETYSGKSIKSLVKNYFEGSYRNAVSFLVEKNEMSVEDLEMLLKELKK, translated from the coding sequence ATGACAGCAAAAACACTTACAAAAGCAGAAGAACAAGTAATGCAATATCTTTGGGAGCTAGAAAAAGGTTTCTTAAAAGATATATTAGAGCTTTTTCCAGAACCGAAACCTCATACCAACACTGTTTCTACCATTTTAAAAATTTTGATGGAAAAAGAGTTTGTAGGGCATAATGTTCACGGAAGACAACACGAATATTTCCCGCTTATTTCTAAAGAAACCTACAGCGGAAAATCCATAAAAAGTTTGGTGAAGAACTATTTTGAAGGTTCTTACAGAAACGCTGTTTCATTTTTGGTAGAAAAAAATGAGATGAGTGTAGAAGATTTAGAGATGCTTCTAAAAGAACTTAAAAAATAA
- a CDS encoding CotH kinase family protein, protein MKKFFLFSILLLLVTCRNQEENNPITPDPPLFQQAYQPPYFQTDSQKFIYDIDALPEITVEVSLAEWNKFLNFYDQNPNNEEYVAGKFTWVKNGTTEILDNIGLRLKGNTSRRRPEGNPGETHNVTNPDWHHASFTVSFKKYNKTQLFHNSEKVVLKWFKDDAMYAREVYSYDLFEKFGVWTAPQSSYCKLTIKVTGDNKAAYFGVYQLQEPVDDVYLANRSTFFFTTGNLWKANWGASFKDASTSNMGIEDVTLTYTNTPTYDYKGSKSNLETAKTQLADFITNVNSKNGDDFKTYISQKMDVNLFLKTYAVNVMVGMWDDYWNNSNNFYFYFDAAGKFYFIPYDYDNTLGTSLLMTDSGIQNPLTWGKSDQNPLVSKVLSIPEYKTLYIKYLNDLIDKKYDLFYLDYSQQRIQKWQNMIAAHVSNDTGEDMTITDVPASWGNCGFYRLRGNSSTDNYFVRKALSIPKN, encoded by the coding sequence ATGAAAAAGTTTTTTCTGTTCAGTATTCTTTTACTTTTAGTAACTTGTAGAAATCAAGAAGAGAACAATCCTATAACTCCAGATCCTCCGTTATTTCAACAGGCTTATCAACCGCCTTATTTTCAAACAGATTCTCAAAAATTTATTTATGATATAGATGCATTGCCCGAAATTACGGTAGAAGTTTCTCTTGCAGAATGGAATAAATTTTTGAATTTTTACGACCAAAATCCCAATAATGAAGAATATGTAGCTGGAAAATTCACTTGGGTGAAAAACGGTACTACAGAAATTTTAGATAATATAGGATTAAGACTTAAGGGAAATACCAGCAGAAGAAGACCAGAAGGAAATCCTGGAGAAACGCACAATGTGACCAATCCAGATTGGCATCACGCAAGTTTTACCGTGAGTTTCAAGAAATATAATAAAACTCAACTCTTTCATAATTCTGAAAAAGTGGTGCTGAAATGGTTTAAAGATGATGCCATGTATGCCAGAGAAGTCTATTCTTATGATTTATTTGAGAAATTTGGAGTTTGGACTGCGCCACAATCCAGCTATTGTAAACTTACCATTAAAGTGACTGGAGATAACAAAGCTGCTTATTTTGGAGTGTATCAGTTGCAAGAACCTGTTGACGATGTTTATTTAGCCAACAGAAGTACGTTTTTTTTTACGACTGGAAATTTATGGAAAGCGAATTGGGGAGCAAGTTTTAAAGATGCTTCCACTTCGAATATGGGAATTGAAGATGTAACTTTAACATATACCAATACGCCGACTTACGATTACAAAGGAAGTAAATCTAATTTGGAGACAGCAAAAACACAATTAGCCGATTTCATCACGAATGTTAATTCCAAAAATGGTGATGATTTTAAAACTTATATTTCACAAAAAATGGATGTAAATCTATTTTTGAAAACCTATGCCGTAAATGTAATGGTAGGAATGTGGGATGATTATTGGAATAATTCTAATAATTTTTATTTCTATTTTGATGCTGCAGGAAAATTTTATTTCATTCCTTATGATTATGATAATACTTTGGGAACATCACTTCTGATGACAGATTCTGGCATTCAAAATCCTTTAACTTGGGGAAAAAGTGACCAAAATCCTTTGGTTTCTAAAGTTCTATCTATTCCTGAATATAAAACTCTATATATCAAATACCTCAATGATTTGATTGACAAAAAATACGATTTATTTTATCTCGATTACAGTCAACAAAGAATTCAAAAGTGGCAAAATATGATTGCAGCGCACGTTTCTAATGATACTGGCGAAGATATGACCATTACAGATGTTCCTGCTTCTTGGGGAAATTGTGGTTTCTACAGATTAAGAGGCAACAGTTCTACCGATAATTATTTCGTGAGAAAGGCTTTAAGTATTCCTAAAAATTAA